One bacterium genomic window, CCGCGATCTTCGCCGTCACCGACAAGCAGGCGCTCGGCGTGATGCGGGCGGCCGGCGCCGCCGGTCTCAAGATTCCGGACGACCTCTCCGTCGTGGGGATGGACGACATCGAACTCGCGGCGACAACCGATCCGCCGCTCACGACGGTCCGCATTCGCAAGGACGTCATGGGCGCGACCGCGGCGCGGATCCTCCTCGGCCTCATCGATGGGGACCGGGCGCCGCGGCCCGTCACCTTGGTGGCGAACGAGCTCATCATCCGCGGCACCACGGGAGGCAGGCTATGAGCAGAACGGCGGGCGAGCGGTTGGCGGTCGACGGCGGGACTCCGGTGCGGACCGAACCTCTCCTCCCCGGCTATCCCGGCGGCCTCTTGATCGGTGCCGAGGAAAAGGCCGCGGTCATGGAAGTCCTGGACAGCCAGAGCCTCTTCCGGCACTATGGGCCGAAGCCGCTCGGCAAGGTGGTGGCGTTCGAGCACGCGTTTGCGCGCGCGGTCGGCGCGCGTCACGCGGTCGGCGTCACCTCGGGCACGGCCGCGCTCATCACGGCCCTCGCCGCCCTCGGTGCCGGACCCGGCGACGAGGTGATCGTCCCGACCTATACCTGGATCGCCACGATCAACGCGGTCGTCATCCTGGGCGCGGTGCCGGTGTTCGTCGACATCGACGAGAGCCTCAATATGGACCCGCGCGCCGTCGAGGCCGCGGTCACCCCCGCGACCAAGGTGATTCTACCCGTGCACATGCGCGGCGCCGGCGCCGACATGGCGCCGATCGTCGAGACGGCGCGCCGTCACAAACTGCGCATCGTCGAGGACACCGCGCAGGCGGTGGGCGGCCGGTACAGGGGCGCGCGGCTCGGCACGTTCGGCGATCTCGGGGCGTTCAGCCTCCAGTACCACAAGGTGATCACGACCGGCGAAGGCGGCGTGGTCGTCACGAACGACGCCACGCTCTACGACCGCGCGGTGCGCTTCCACGACCAGGGCTCCGCGCGCATCCAGGAGCTCGACGAGACGCTGCCGTCCGGGAACCCGTTGATGATCGGCCTAAACTTCCGGATGAGCGAAATCACCGGCGCGATCGGGCTCGTGCAGCTC contains:
- a CDS encoding DegT/DnrJ/EryC1/StrS family aminotransferase produces the protein MSRTAGERLAVDGGTPVRTEPLLPGYPGGLLIGAEEKAAVMEVLDSQSLFRHYGPKPLGKVVAFEHAFARAVGARHAVGVTSGTAALITALAALGAGPGDEVIVPTYTWIATINAVVILGAVPVFVDIDESLNMDPRAVEAAVTPATKVILPVHMRGAGADMAPIVETARRHKLRIVEDTAQAVGGRYRGARLGTFGDLGAFSLQYHKVITTGEGGVVVTNDATLYDRAVRFHDQGSARIQELDETLPSGNPLMIGLNFRMSEITGAIGLVQLGRMDGIVERMRAHKRTILDGLTGVPGLTPRPLPDAEGDTGATLMFYRPAGEQTRAFSTALNAEGIRNTIAWDSGQHVYYHFDQIIERRMFSERHCSWECPHYRGRARLEKGMFPRSDDLLKRAIHIDLHPLMTERDEADIVRAIRKVSHALS